TTTCCTTTTAAGGCAAAAAATGTGCATTACGAttgatgtgtttttttttctttcgctaGGACCCCAATGAGGACACCGAGTGGAATGATGTTCTGCGGGCGAAGGGAATACTTCCTccgaaaaaggaaaaggaaataaCCGAAGATGACATTATCGGAATGATTGAGAACACCATAGAACAGAAGCAGAATCAAAGCAAAGACCTCTCGAACATGGGCTTAGATGAACTGGACGAGCTGGAAGACTCCGAGGACGAAGCTATACTGCTCGAGTATCGCAAAAGGCGGATAGCCGAAATGCAAGCTGCAGTTCAGAAGGCTAAATTTGGGTCTGTTATGGAGATTTCTGGCCAGGACTACGTTCAAGAAGTCACCAAAGCCGGACAGGAAATTTACGTAGTTTTGCATCTATACAGCCGAGGCGTTCCGTTCTGTTCGCTGATCAATCAGCACCTCGCCCAGTTGGCCGTGCGATTCCCGGCAACTAAATTCATCAAAGCTATCGCCACCACATGTATTCCCAATTATCCCGAACGCAATTTGCCGACTATCTTCGTGTACTATGAGGGCCAAATGAAGAAGCAGCTGGTGGGGCCTGTCGAGCTGGGCGGACCCAACCTGAGCTGTGAGGAGCTGGAGTACATGCTGGGACAAGCCAAGGCCATCGAGACGACCATCACGGAGGATCCTCGTAAGGCAAGGGCTGTCAAGGATAAGATGTTTGCGGATCTGGCGGACAGTAATGATTGGTGATCAGCTTTTTTCTAAGTTATATTTTGTAATCGCCAAAATCATCGTTATCACAATGCAATAAACATTTATTACATTTAACTAAGTCTAACCGTATGTGATCAATGTGATATCAAGATGACTTGAAGCTCAATTGAAGCAACGAAACATATTATTGGGGAAGTTGGGTTGGGTTGATCAAAATGACTTATTTTGAATTGTTCGACGTTTAGGCATTCTGCAAAACCGGTTTGGGAGCATTTATAAATTACGTAATTTTGAATGATTTATACAAAGTGTGACTTGGGGAGAGCGGAGTGtgtttttgcgttacgtaactTATGGATTTTCCCTTTGTTTTGTCACTCAAATCTATATttgttactagcagacccgacgaacttcgtttcgcctgaaattgatttattttctgattagttctcgagttatgcaggaatttctgtttcatttgtatgggagccccctttccaaaggagggaggggtcacgaaccatcttaagaaccttccccgggcccaaaaacctctgcagacaaatttt
The nucleotide sequence above comes from Armigeres subalbatus isolate Guangzhou_Male chromosome 3, GZ_Asu_2, whole genome shotgun sequence. Encoded proteins:
- the LOC134226199 gene encoding viral IAP-associated factor homolog translates to MQDPNEDTEWNDVLRAKGILPPKKEKEITEDDIIGMIENTIEQKQNQSKDLSNMGLDELDELEDSEDEAILLEYRKRRIAEMQAAVQKAKFGSVMEISGQDYVQEVTKAGQEIYVVLHLYSRGVPFCSLINQHLAQLAVRFPATKFIKAIATTCIPNYPERNLPTIFVYYEGQMKKQLVGPVELGGPNLSCEELEYMLGQAKAIETTITEDPRKARAVKDKMFADLADSNDW